A region of Roseobacter litoralis Och 149 DNA encodes the following proteins:
- a CDS encoding circularly permuted type 2 ATP-grasp protein, with the protein MTKKINHFSEMTAGDDVRAPYRHYQSWFAGQDVNRLSRKAQEAEVFFRRTGITFNVYGQSDAEERLIPFDLVPRILSGAEWTKLSRGIEQRVRAINAFLHDIYNRQEILRAGIVPVELIAKNAAFLPQMMDFTPPGGVYTHIVGTDIVRTGEDDFYVLEDNARTPSGVSYMLENRETMLQMFPELFSKIKVQRVSDYPKNLRRSLEGSAPAGCTGRPCVVVLTPGIHNSAYYEHSFLADQMGVELVEGHDLRVIDGHIAMRTTRGYKVIDVIYRRVDDDFLDPLTFNPASMLGVPGIMDVYRAGNITITNAPGTGVADDKAIYSYVPEIIEFYTGEKAILKNVQTHRCSEPDTLKYVLDNLADLVVKEVHGSGGYGMLVGPAANKKELADFADKLRGNPANYIAQPTLSLSTVPILTDAGLAPRHVDLRPFALVSPNSINIVPGGLTRVALTEGSLVVNSSQGGGTKDTWVLES; encoded by the coding sequence ACGCACCGGGATTACATTCAACGTTTACGGCCAATCGGACGCCGAAGAACGGCTGATCCCTTTCGATCTGGTGCCGCGTATTCTGTCGGGGGCGGAGTGGACAAAGCTGTCGCGCGGCATCGAACAGCGCGTGCGGGCAATCAATGCGTTTTTGCATGATATTTACAATCGGCAGGAAATCCTGCGTGCGGGTATTGTTCCTGTTGAACTGATCGCAAAGAACGCAGCATTTCTGCCGCAGATGATGGATTTTACACCGCCCGGTGGCGTCTATACGCATATTGTCGGGACAGATATCGTGCGCACCGGCGAAGATGATTTCTACGTGTTGGAAGACAACGCGCGGACGCCATCCGGTGTCAGCTACATGCTCGAAAACCGCGAAACAATGCTGCAGATGTTCCCCGAGCTTTTCAGCAAGATCAAAGTGCAGCGGGTGAGCGATTATCCCAAGAACTTGCGCCGCTCACTTGAGGGCTCGGCACCTGCGGGATGCACCGGGCGACCGTGTGTTGTGGTACTTACCCCGGGCATTCACAATTCTGCCTATTATGAGCACAGCTTTCTCGCGGACCAGATGGGTGTCGAACTGGTGGAGGGGCACGACCTGCGCGTCATTGACGGGCACATCGCAATGCGGACCACACGCGGCTACAAGGTGATCGATGTCATCTACCGGCGTGTGGATGATGATTTTCTCGACCCACTCACCTTTAATCCCGCATCCATGCTGGGTGTGCCGGGTATTATGGATGTGTACCGTGCCGGAAATATCACGATCACGAATGCGCCGGGCACAGGGGTTGCGGACGACAAGGCAATCTACAGCTACGTCCCTGAAATCATTGAATTCTACACCGGTGAAAAGGCGATCCTGAAAAATGTTCAGACGCACCGTTGTTCAGAACCGGACACGCTGAAATATGTGCTCGATAACCTCGCGGATCTGGTGGTCAAAGAGGTGCATGGCTCGGGCGGCTACGGCATGCTTGTAGGACCAGCCGCCAACAAAAAGGAACTGGCGGATTTTGCGGATAAGCTAAGGGGCAACCCTGCGAACTATATTGCGCAGCCGACGTTGTCGCTCTCGACTGTGCCCATATTGACCGACGCGGGTCTTGCCCCGCGGCATGTTGATCTGCGACCCTTTGCATTGGTGTCCCCCAATTCCATCAATATCGTGCCGGGTGGTTTGACACGCGTGGCGCTGACCGAAGGCAGTCTGGTTGTGAACTCAAGCCAAGGTGGCGGAACCAAAGACACTTGGGTATTGGAGAGCTGA
- a CDS encoding alpha-E domain-containing protein translates to MLGKTAGGLFWMFRNLERAGNTARLIEAGFRIALTRSNDPESEWKSVIVTSASRPAYTAKHDGYDSARVTDFLLRDPDNPNSVLSVIKGARDNARLVRTALTTEVWMAVNETWMVLTKALKDPVPETDLPEVLSLIRQQSALVRGALHGTMLRNDIYDFSRLGNFIERMDSTARIIDVKYHALLPATSFVGSRMDNVQWEMILRSVSAHASFRWAVEGDYNAPNIASFLILDRRLPRSLAFCASQIVDHLTYLSDEYRDRPQSLDLAQDLNARLRDRDISSIFDEGLHEFLNAVIRDTNTLGLQIQQDYRFNA, encoded by the coding sequence ATGCTGGGCAAAACCGCAGGTGGATTATTTTGGATGTTCCGCAATCTGGAACGTGCCGGAAATACGGCGCGTCTGATTGAGGCAGGGTTTCGCATCGCGCTGACGCGATCAAACGATCCGGAATCTGAATGGAAATCGGTCATCGTAACCTCGGCGTCGCGGCCGGCGTACACAGCCAAACATGATGGTTATGACAGCGCGCGGGTCACGGATTTTCTGTTGCGCGACCCGGACAACCCGAACTCGGTTCTATCCGTGATCAAGGGCGCGCGCGACAATGCGCGACTGGTGCGCACGGCACTGACCACCGAAGTCTGGATGGCGGTCAACGAAACATGGATGGTGCTGACAAAAGCCCTGAAAGATCCTGTTCCGGAAACAGATCTGCCCGAAGTTTTGAGCTTGATCCGCCAGCAATCGGCGTTGGTACGCGGCGCATTGCATGGCACGATGCTGCGCAATGACATCTACGATTTCAGCCGTTTGGGGAATTTTATCGAACGGATGGACAGCACGGCGCGGATCATTGATGTGAAGTACCACGCCCTGCTGCCTGCCACGTCTTTTGTGGGCAGCCGCATGGACAACGTGCAATGGGAAATGATCCTGCGGTCGGTTTCAGCACATGCCTCGTTTCGCTGGGCTGTCGAAGGAGATTACAACGCACCCAACATTGCCAGCTTTCTGATCCTCGACCGTCGCCTGCCGCGATCTCTGGCCTTTTGCGCGTCACAGATCGTGGATCACCTGACCTATCTTTCGGACGAATACCGCGACCGTCCCCAAAGCCTTGATCTTGCGCAGGATCTGAACGCACGTCTCAGGGACCGCGATATCAGTTCGATTTTTGATGAAGGGTTGCACGAATTTCTGAATGCGGTGATCCGCGATACAAACACGCTTGGTCTTCAGATCCAGCAAGATTACAGGTTCAACGCATAA
- a CDS encoding transglutaminase family protein, translated as MELSIRHKTEYAYEAPVGFALQKVRLHPLDSGLQTVHRWSLDVTGGKVEASYSDHYGNHVDLVSAETGTQKLQLVASGVVQTRDTAGVVGKVYGCAPLWHFAQNTPLTKAGPQITVLAETVGAEKDRLDGLHALSAAILKTVPYEAGHTHSSTPAEEAVNVGKAVCQDHANIFVSAARVAGLPARYVSGYLLMNETIDQDASHAWAEVHLDDLGWVGFDVSNGVSPDEKYIRIAIGRDAHDAAPVSGLRSGSGAESMMVSLQVQQ; from the coding sequence ATGGAACTCTCCATCCGACATAAAACCGAATACGCGTATGAAGCGCCAGTTGGTTTTGCCTTGCAGAAGGTACGGCTGCATCCGCTGGATTCTGGCCTGCAAACGGTCCATCGCTGGAGCCTTGACGTTACCGGTGGCAAGGTGGAGGCGAGTTACAGTGATCACTACGGCAATCACGTTGATCTGGTCAGCGCCGAAACCGGCACGCAAAAACTGCAGCTTGTCGCCAGCGGGGTCGTGCAAACGCGTGATACCGCCGGTGTCGTGGGCAAAGTGTACGGGTGCGCGCCACTTTGGCATTTCGCGCAGAACACGCCGCTGACCAAGGCGGGACCGCAGATTACAGTACTCGCTGAGACTGTCGGCGCTGAAAAGGACAGGCTGGATGGGCTGCATGCGCTGAGCGCGGCGATCCTGAAAACGGTGCCTTACGAGGCTGGCCACACACATTCATCGACCCCGGCCGAAGAGGCGGTGAATGTGGGCAAGGCCGTGTGTCAGGATCATGCAAACATCTTTGTGTCTGCCGCCCGGGTCGCCGGATTGCCCGCGCGCTATGTCAGCGGATACCTGTTGATGAACGAAACCATTGATCAGGATGCCAGCCACGCATGGGCCGAAGTCCATCTTGATGACCTTGGATGGGTCGGCTTTGATGTGTCCAATGGTGTCTCCCCGGATGAAAAGTACATTCGTATTGCCATCGGGCGAGATGCGCATGACGCAGCACCAGTGTCCGGTCTGCGCAGCGGGTCCGGGGCAGAGAGCATGATGGTCTCTTTGCAAGTCCAGCAGTAG
- a CDS encoding IclR family transcriptional regulator yields the protein MPDDLSPEKHGQIPTNLRLLVLLEEVARVGVPVTPSALKDTLNLPKPTLHRLFHTAEEAGFLQRDIDGRSYSPGPRLRKLAVNTVSSQRVRMLRLVILRRLAEEIGETCNISTPDREGMTYLDRVETHWPLRIQLPVGSNVPFHCTASGKMYLSALRPAYLDRLLANLKLDEYVPGTITDRDALKAELELTRKRGFSTDAEEFMEGMAAVAVPIYDTQKRLVSTLSVHAPLQRQSLEDLVAKVDSLFAAASDLSELINS from the coding sequence ATGCCTGACGACCTCTCTCCTGAAAAGCACGGCCAGATACCGACGAATTTGCGGCTGCTGGTCTTGCTTGAAGAGGTCGCCAGGGTTGGGGTTCCGGTCACGCCTTCGGCGTTAAAAGATACGCTCAACTTGCCGAAACCAACCCTGCACCGCCTCTTTCACACCGCAGAGGAAGCAGGGTTCTTACAGCGCGACATCGACGGCCGGTCCTATAGTCCCGGCCCTCGATTGCGCAAACTGGCGGTCAACACGGTTTCTTCGCAACGGGTGCGCATGCTGCGACTCGTGATCCTGCGCCGCCTTGCCGAGGAAATCGGAGAGACCTGCAACATCTCGACACCTGACCGCGAAGGGATGACCTATCTCGACCGGGTGGAAACCCATTGGCCCTTGCGTATTCAACTGCCTGTCGGCTCAAACGTGCCCTTTCATTGCACCGCAAGTGGCAAGATGTACCTCTCTGCACTGCGCCCCGCCTATCTCGACAGGCTGCTGGCCAATCTGAAATTGGATGAATATGTCCCCGGCACAATCACCGACCGAGACGCGCTCAAGGCAGAGCTGGAACTGACCCGCAAACGTGGTTTCTCCACGGATGCCGAAGAGTTCATGGAAGGTATGGCAGCCGTTGCTGTACCAATCTATGATACGCAAAAGAGACTGGTCTCAACCCTGTCCGTGCATGCACCCTTGCAACGCCAGAGCCTTGAGGACCTTGTCGCCAAAGTTGACAGTCTGTTTGCCGCTGCAAGCGATCTGTCAGAGCTGATCAACTCCTAG
- a CDS encoding TRAP transporter large permease → MSDGSWITLISLAVTALFMLGTPVLLVIFYWVIGCSFVIDLPLANTGNELINVFSKGFALLAMPLFILTGDLINQSGIARRLSNFAYSCLGWLRGGLAMASIAACGLFAAISGSNSATTATIGSMLHPEMVKGNYDERFSAATAAAGGTVGIIIPPSIIFIVYGFLMNLPISELFIAGIVPGTMMVLAMMTVAFIVCTINGWGILIGLSFQRVIKTAFGAWLGFFAIGLVLWGIYTGKFSPTEAAGVTVGFCVFVGLLCYPLNKVLGSDADVPVNEKSFLSMFVVEGFTLPSVPGIVSRSAQITGILVPLIAVSVAMQQVLSSLGAKEYIGEFVTGMGGYYAVLFTAMAIVFITGMILESLPVTIILAPILAPIAVSVGVDPVHFAVVFLVGASIGFITPPYGLNLYVASGVTGVPYFRLLRFSTMYLAALLIVWVFVALTPITALWLVGFMQ, encoded by the coding sequence ATGTCAGATGGATCTTGGATTACACTTATTTCGCTGGCGGTCACGGCTTTGTTCATGCTCGGCACGCCTGTCCTGCTCGTCATTTTCTACTGGGTGATTGGCTGTAGCTTTGTCATTGATCTGCCACTGGCCAACACTGGCAACGAGTTGATCAACGTGTTCAGCAAAGGCTTTGCCCTGCTTGCCATGCCCCTGTTCATCCTGACCGGGGATTTGATTAACCAATCCGGAATTGCGCGACGATTATCGAATTTTGCCTATTCCTGTCTGGGGTGGCTGCGCGGCGGTTTGGCCATGGCATCCATCGCGGCATGCGGGCTTTTCGCGGCGATCTCAGGGTCGAACTCAGCCACAACAGCTACCATCGGGTCGATGCTGCATCCCGAAATGGTCAAAGGCAACTACGACGAACGCTTTTCTGCGGCCACGGCGGCGGCGGGCGGTACGGTCGGCATCATCATTCCGCCGTCGATCATCTTTATTGTCTACGGGTTTCTGATGAACCTTCCCATTTCCGAGCTGTTCATCGCGGGTATCGTGCCCGGAACGATGATGGTCCTCGCCATGATGACGGTTGCGTTCATCGTCTGCACGATCAATGGCTGGGGTATCCTGATCGGTCTGTCCTTTCAGCGGGTGATCAAAACCGCATTCGGGGCGTGGCTGGGGTTCTTTGCAATCGGGTTGGTACTCTGGGGTATCTACACGGGTAAATTCTCGCCAACCGAGGCTGCGGGTGTGACCGTTGGTTTCTGTGTGTTCGTGGGTCTGCTTTGTTATCCGCTCAACAAGGTCCTCGGTAGTGATGCCGACGTGCCAGTGAACGAAAAGAGCTTTCTGTCGATGTTTGTCGTCGAAGGTTTCACCTTGCCAAGCGTGCCAGGCATCGTGTCCCGGTCCGCACAGATTACAGGTATTCTGGTGCCACTGATCGCGGTGTCGGTTGCGATGCAACAGGTCCTGTCATCGCTGGGTGCAAAAGAATACATCGGCGAGTTCGTGACCGGCATGGGCGGGTACTACGCGGTGCTGTTTACGGCGATGGCGATTGTCTTCATCACGGGCATGATCCTTGAATCCCTGCCTGTGACCATCATCCTTGCGCCAATTCTGGCCCCGATTGCCGTGTCTGTCGGTGTTGATCCGGTCCACTTTGCGGTTGTCTTCCTTGTGGGTGCGTCAATTGGGTTCATTACGCCGCCCTATGGGTTGAACCTATATGTGGCCTCAGGGGTGACAGGGGTGCCTTACTTCAGGCTGCTCAGGTTCTCCACGATGTACCTTGCTGCGCTGCTGATAGTTTGGGTATTTGTCGCACTCACGCCGATCACCGCTTTGTGGTTGGTTGGGTTCATGCAGTAA
- a CDS encoding TRAP transporter small permease, with the protein MSLISEAVAIVPALFSGSAWEKRSAFDTDGMWLFCFVATLVCGYLAHLFYKFVPFCEKHLERGLSVTMYLIIAGIICWGVIDRFVFSHQWSGSTTVPPFLFMVMAWFACSYNVKLRTHLSFSEFRSKMRPVGQMATLTLDAALWLGFCWIAITTSLRFTALSADNFQLVDGVDDVMKWWFYLTVPIAFTLMSGRVIGNWLEDWNNFRSGTPIIKQAVIGGDV; encoded by the coding sequence ATGTCTTTAATTTCTGAAGCCGTAGCTATTGTTCCTGCTCTTTTTTCAGGTAGTGCCTGGGAAAAGAGAAGCGCGTTTGACACAGATGGCATGTGGCTGTTCTGTTTCGTGGCCACGCTCGTTTGCGGGTATCTGGCGCATCTGTTCTACAAGTTTGTCCCGTTCTGCGAAAAGCATCTTGAACGTGGCTTGTCAGTTACAATGTATCTCATCATCGCGGGTATCATCTGCTGGGGTGTGATCGACCGCTTTGTGTTCTCGCACCAATGGTCCGGGTCCACGACGGTTCCCCCCTTCCTCTTCATGGTCATGGCGTGGTTTGCCTGTTCCTATAACGTCAAACTGCGAACGCACCTTAGTTTTAGTGAATTTCGCTCGAAAATGCGCCCTGTCGGGCAGATGGCGACACTGACGCTGGACGCTGCTTTGTGGCTCGGTTTTTGCTGGATCGCTATTACAACCTCCTTGCGGTTTACCGCACTGTCCGCTGACAATTTCCAGTTGGTCGATGGCGTCGATGATGTCATGAAATGGTGGTTTTACCTGACCGTCCCGATTGCATTCACGCTCATGTCAGGCCGCGTCATCGGGAACTGGCTGGAGGACTGGAACAATTTCCGCTCCGGCACCCCCATCATCAAACAAGCTGTTATCGGCGGAGACGTATAA
- a CDS encoding TRAP transporter substrate-binding protein, which translates to MKLHNNLKGISRRDLFKIAGRYGMSSTLLAAGTFGGAMSFANLAKAAESTYEKRFAKEAKYTLKFGASGFNARNLLIERAGCLEFARDLESRTDGEIRVEFIGDNQICGQTSCVEKTQQGIVDIYAASTQNSAGGAPYLNVLDYAYMFRNRADQYHFLYSPASQALLREPYEKRHGLKFLFSHAELRGIQLGLNFEDKPLVTSVEQLAGTKNRVTGTQLGRIAMEALNLNPVPVAWEETLDGLKQGLIDGAETWASAVAYANMSPVVSQSVHLNFFCGTEHTAMSASVFDSLGGELQDAVMESSYLAQVHVQAANEVALINTVGQSDPQLPNTIFAQNNVRNAFLSAEEIKKAEEMCSPEYQPQLWESWRERLNGWSGGLDTYQDIYDEVRKIPGDTLPENVEPRRWWKA; encoded by the coding sequence ATGAAATTACATAACAATTTGAAGGGCATCTCACGCCGCGATCTGTTTAAAATCGCAGGTCGCTACGGCATGAGCTCGACCCTCCTTGCAGCCGGCACGTTCGGCGGTGCAATGAGTTTTGCAAATTTGGCAAAAGCTGCTGAATCCACATATGAAAAACGCTTTGCGAAAGAGGCGAAGTATACGCTGAAGTTTGGTGCTTCGGGCTTCAATGCACGCAACCTTTTGATTGAGCGCGCAGGCTGTCTCGAATTCGCGCGCGACCTCGAAAGCCGCACGGACGGCGAGATTCGCGTCGAGTTCATCGGCGACAATCAGATCTGTGGACAAACATCCTGCGTTGAGAAGACGCAGCAAGGTATCGTCGATATCTATGCGGCATCCACGCAGAACTCTGCGGGTGGTGCCCCATATTTGAACGTTCTCGATTACGCTTACATGTTCCGCAACCGGGCGGATCAGTACCACTTCCTCTATTCACCCGCGTCGCAGGCTCTGCTGCGCGAGCCCTATGAAAAGCGCCACGGCCTGAAGTTCCTGTTCAGCCATGCAGAACTACGCGGCATCCAGTTGGGCCTGAACTTTGAAGACAAGCCTTTGGTGACGTCCGTTGAACAACTTGCAGGCACCAAGAACCGTGTCACAGGGACACAGCTTGGCCGGATCGCTATGGAAGCGCTGAACCTCAACCCGGTTCCGGTGGCGTGGGAAGAAACCCTTGATGGCCTCAAGCAGGGCCTGATTGACGGTGCCGAAACATGGGCATCTGCCGTTGCCTATGCCAATATGTCACCAGTTGTATCGCAGTCGGTTCACCTGAACTTCTTCTGCGGCACAGAGCATACAGCTATGTCTGCGTCTGTCTTTGACAGCCTTGGTGGCGAATTGCAGGATGCTGTGATGGAATCGTCCTATTTGGCGCAGGTCCATGTTCAGGCCGCGAATGAGGTCGCGCTGATCAACACTGTTGGTCAGTCTGATCCACAGCTGCCAAACACGATCTTTGCCCAGAACAACGTGCGCAACGCGTTCCTGTCTGCCGAAGAGATCAAGAAAGCCGAAGAAATGTGCTCGCCAGAGTATCAACCACAATTGTGGGAATCATGGCGCGAGCGGCTCAACGGCTGGTCCGGTGGCCTCGACACTTATCAGGACATCTACGACGAAGTACGCAAGATTCCCGGTGACACCTTGCCCGAGAATGTTGAACCTCGCCGGTGGTGGAAAGCCTAA
- a CDS encoding GMC family oxidoreductase — translation MEADFVIVGAGSAGCVLANRLSADPKNKVILLEAGGRDLNPWIHIPVGYFKTIHNPNVDWCYKTEPDPGLNGRSIEWPRGKVLGGSSSLNGLLYVRGQPQDYDRWRQMGNTGWGWDDVLPLFKRAECNERGADEFHGDQGPLSVSNMRIQRPITDAWVAAAQAAGYKYNPDYNGAEQEGVGFFQLTSRNGRRCSSAVAYLNPVKKRPNLKIITHAQADKVEIKEGRAVGVTYTDRSGQQHMIHAHREVILCGGAINSPQLLMLSGIGDAEQLSEHNIDVKKALPGVGKNLQDHLQARLVYKCNEPTLNDEVTSLMGQAKIGLKYALFRAGPMTMAASLATGFLKTRDDLETPDIQFHVQPLSAENPGKGADKFSAFTMSVCQLRPESKGEIRLASANARAYPKIIPNYLSTETDCRTVVAGVNIARSIARHAPLTSKISQEYRPHESLDMDDFDATLDWARNNTASIYHPTGTCKMGDGADAVVDHKLRVHGIDGLRVADCSIMPEIVSGNTNAPAIMIGEKASDLVLNAA, via the coding sequence GTGGAAGCAGATTTTGTCATTGTCGGAGCAGGTTCAGCCGGTTGTGTCCTTGCCAATCGTTTAAGCGCTGACCCCAAAAACAAGGTGATCCTGTTGGAGGCAGGCGGGCGCGATCTGAACCCGTGGATCCACATTCCCGTTGGATACTTCAAAACCATCCACAATCCAAACGTTGATTGGTGTTACAAAACCGAACCCGATCCGGGCCTGAACGGGCGGTCCATTGAATGGCCGCGTGGCAAGGTGCTGGGCGGGTCGTCATCGCTGAACGGGTTGCTCTATGTCCGTGGGCAACCACAGGACTATGATCGCTGGCGGCAGATGGGCAATACCGGGTGGGGCTGGGATGATGTTCTGCCGCTGTTCAAGCGGGCCGAATGCAATGAACGCGGTGCGGATGAGTTTCACGGGGATCAGGGGCCGCTTTCGGTCTCGAACATGCGTATCCAGCGGCCCATCACGGATGCATGGGTCGCGGCGGCGCAGGCTGCGGGTTACAAATATAATCCCGATTACAATGGCGCCGAACAGGAAGGCGTCGGCTTTTTCCAGTTGACCAGCCGCAATGGCCGGCGGTGCAGTTCTGCGGTGGCCTATCTGAATCCTGTCAAGAAACGGCCCAACCTCAAGATCATTACGCATGCGCAGGCGGACAAGGTCGAGATCAAAGAGGGCCGCGCGGTTGGTGTGACCTATACGGATCGGTCTGGTCAACAGCACATGATCCATGCCCACCGCGAGGTTATCCTGTGTGGCGGGGCGATCAACTCGCCGCAGCTTTTGATGTTGTCGGGGATCGGCGATGCGGAGCAATTGTCTGAACACAACATAGACGTCAAAAAGGCCCTGCCGGGCGTTGGCAAGAACCTGCAGGACCATTTGCAGGCGCGTTTAGTCTATAAATGCAATGAACCCACACTCAATGATGAGGTGACAAGCCTGATGGGGCAAGCCAAGATCGGGCTGAAATACGCCTTGTTCCGTGCTGGTCCCATGACCATGGCCGCCAGCCTTGCCACCGGGTTTCTGAAAACCCGCGATGATCTGGAAACCCCTGATATCCAGTTTCATGTGCAACCCTTGTCGGCGGAAAACCCGGGCAAGGGGGCGGACAAGTTCTCAGCCTTCACGATGTCCGTGTGTCAGCTGCGCCCTGAAAGCAAAGGTGAAATCAGACTGGCCTCGGCCAATGCGCGCGCCTACCCCAAGATCATCCCCAATTACCTCTCGACTGAAACGGATTGCCGGACGGTGGTGGCTGGCGTCAACATCGCCCGCTCCATTGCGCGCCATGCCCCGCTGACCTCCAAGATTTCGCAGGAGTATCGCCCGCATGAAAGTCTGGATATGGATGACTTTGACGCGACACTTGATTGGGCACGCAACAATACCGCCTCCATCTATCACCCCACGGGCACCTGTAAAATGGGCGATGGCGCGGATGCGGTCGTGGATCATAAATTGCGCGTTCACGGCATCGACGGGCTGCGCGTTGCCGATTGCTCGATCATGCCCGAGATCGTCTCAGGCAATACGAATGCGCCCGCGATCATGATCGGAGAAAAGGCGTCCGATCTGGTTTTGAACGCTGCCTGA